CCCAAAACAACCAGGAGGTTGGCTTAGAAGCAGCCATCCTTTAAAGAAAGCGTAACAGCTCACTGGTCTAAATAAGGGTTCCTGCGGCGAAGATGTATCGGGGCTAAAGTGATGCACCGAAGCTTAGGGTGTGATCTTCGGATCACGCGGTAGCGGAGCGTTCCGTAAGCCTGTGAAGCGGTCTGGTAATGGGCCGTGGAGGTATCGGAAGTGCGAATGCTGACATGAGTAGCGATAAAGAGGGTGAGATGCCCTCTCGCCGAAAGACCAAGGGTTCCTGCTTAAAGCTAATCTGAGCAGGGTGAGCCGGCCCCTAAGACGAGCCCGAAGGGGGTAGTCGATGGGAACCACGTTAATATTCGTGGGCCTGGTGGTGTGTGACGGATCACGTGTATTGTCTCCTCTTATTGGATTGAGGGGGCTTTGAAGTGGTTCCAGGAAATAGCCCCACCGTATAGACCGTACCCGAAACCGACACAGGTGGTCAGGTAGAGTATACCAAGGCGCTTGAGAGAAGTATCCTGAAGGAACTCGGCAAATTGCCTCCGTACCTTCGGAAGAAGGAGGCCCTGTCTATGCGCAAGCACTGGCAGGGGGCACAGGCCAGGGGGTAGCGACTGTTTAGCAAAAACACAGGACTCTGCTAAGTCGGCTTCAAGACGACGTATAGGGTCTGACGCCTGCCCGGTGCCGGAAGGTTAAGAGGAGGAGTGCAAGCTCCGAATTGAAGCCCCGGTAAACGGCGGCCGTAACTATAACGGTCCTAAGGTAGCGAAATTCCTTGTCGGGTAAGTTCCGACCTGCACGAATGGCGTAACGACTTCCCCACTGTCTCCAGGATATGCTCAGCGAAATTGAATTCTCCGTGAAGATGCGGAGTACCCGCGGTTAGACGGAAAGACCCCGTGCACCTTTACTGCAGCTTCAGAGTGGCATTAGGAAGAAATTGTGTAGCATAGGTGGGAGGCTTTGAAGCATCGGCGCCAGCTGATGTGGAGCCATAGGTGAAATACCACCCTGTTTGTTTCTGATGTCTAACTTCGCACCGTTATCCGGTGCAAGGACCCTCTGTGGCGGGTAGTTTGACTGGGGCGGTCGCCTCCTAAAGAGTAACGGAGGCGCGCGATGGTAGGCTCAGGCCGGTTGGAAACCGGCTGTTAGAGTGCAATGGCATAAGCCTGCCTGACTGCGAGACTGACGAGTCGAGCAGAGACGAAAGTCGGTCATAGTGATCCGGTGGTCCCTCGTGGAAGGGCCATCGCTCAACGGATAAAAGGTACGCCGGGGATAACAGGCTGATGATTCCCAAGAGCTCATATCGACGGAATCGTTTGGCACCTCGATGTCGGCTCATCACATCCTGGGGCTGGAGCAGGTCCCAAGGGTTTGGCTGTTCGCCAATTAAAGTGGTACGTGAGCTGGGTTCAGAACGTCGCGAGACAGTTTGGTCCCTATCTGCCGTGGGCGTCGATACTTGAGAGGAGTTGCCCCTAGTACGAGAGGACCGGGGTGAACATGCCTCTGGTGTACCTGTCGTGGCGCCAGCCGCGCAGCAGGGTAGCTATGCATGGACGGGATAACCGCTGAAAGCATCTAAGCGGGAAGCCTCCCTCAAGATTAGGTATCATCGAGTCGTGGTAGACCACCACGTTGATAGGCTGGATGTGGAAGCGCGGTAACGCGTGGAGCTAACCAGTCCTAATAACTCTGTTCATGCTTGAGAGTCCCACCATCAATGTCAGTTCTGCCCAAGCTTCGGCTAAGGCGCTGCCACTGATGTGGACGATTGCAGCCAGAACAACGCCAAATACCAAATCGTCGATTAAAAACCGTGTCCGCCAGCTCTATTGCTTGGTGACCATAGCGTCAGTGACCCACCCGATCCCATCTCGAACTCGGCCGTGAAACCTGACTGCGCCGATGGTACTAACGCTCAAGCGTTGGAAGAGTAGGTCGTCGCCAGGCATTAAAGCCGGCGGGCACGGAACTAACCCATTCACATCGTCAGGGCCTTCGGCCCTAAGCTCGAAGGGCCCTGCCAATCATGGCGAGGCCCTTTTTTGCTTTTTGGAGACTGCTCACGCAGCCTCCCCGCGCTCTGACAAAGCGCAAACTGGTGACGCGGGGTGGAGCAGCCCGGTAGCTCGTCAGGCTCATAACCTGAAGGTCGTAGGTTCAAATCCTACCCCCGCAACCATACATAAACCCCGCCTCAGGCGGGGTTTTTTTGTTGTCGGACATAGCCGCAAACAGCGGGACGACCATCCACTGTCTCGGGCACAACTCCGCCGCTCGCAAGTGTCGGTTGTTTTGGAAGTGCTGGAGCGGGTGAAGGGAATCGAACCCTCGTATTCAGCTTGGGAAGCTGCTGCTCTACCATTGAGCTACACCCGCTCGGGCGATGCCGGCCAATGGCACGGATCATCGCGCTTGGTCAATCCGCCGCAATAGGGCTAGGTGACGGTCTGTGTCCTCATAGCGGAGCCACGATGAAGCAGTCAGAGCAGTCCCCTGTTGCCAGCCAGCGCGTCGCCGACGTTGTCGCCGAGCGTATCCTGACGGGACAGTTGAAGCCCGGCGACCGGATCAAGCAGGACGAACTGGCCAGCGAGCTCAACCTCAGCCGCATCCCGGTGCGCGATGCACTGCGTATCCTCGAAACGCGCGGGCTGGTGTCGTTGCGTGCCAATGCCGGCGCGCGCGTGGCAAGCCTCACGGTGCGCGACATGGAACTGTCCTACCAGATCCGCGAGATGCTCGAGCCGATGCTGCTCGCGGAAAGCATCCCCCACCTCACCGACCACGACTTCGCTGCGATGCGCGACATCAAGACCCGGCTCGAACGCGTCAGCGACGCCGACGATTACATGCCGCTGGCCAGGGACTTTCATTGGACCGCATTCCGCGGCCACCAGGCGCCGCTGCTCGCGCAGATCGTCGAGCGGCTTTGGGACACCACGCATCATTACCGCCGCGCCTATGCCGTGGTCGTGCTGCAGAATGCTGAACTGATGGACGTGATGCGCGCGGAGCGCGACCTCCTTTTCGGTGCCATAGTCCGCCGCGAAGCCGATCTCGCGCCGCGTATCCTCGCGGCGCATATCCGCCGCACACATATCGGCCTGCTCGAGCACTCCGAGGTATTGGCGGGGGTGGAGGACTAGAGGATGCGCGAGTAGAGCTGCCGTCCCGGCACTTCCAGTTCGGCTTTCAACACCGTTCCGCTACTCGACTCGGTGATGAAAAGCGTCTTGTTCTCCGGCCCGCCGAAGGCGCAGTTCGTCGTGTAGATCCCGCGCGGCGAATTGATCCGCAGGATCGGCTCGCCGCGCACCGCGCTGAAGATCCAGGCCGCGCCGAAGCCGTTGTGGCAGACGACGAGGTTGTCGTCCCTGTCGATCGCCAGTCCATCGGGCCCGCTGGTGCCGCCCGAGAGCTGAACGAAGACGCCGACCTTGCGCAGCGAGCCGTCGGGCATGATCGGGCATTTCCACACGGCGTTGGTCCGCGTGCAGGCGAGATAGAGCACCGTCTCGGCTTTGTTGAACACCAGGCCGTTGGGACTCGGCAGATTGTCGAGCATGCATTCGAGCTTGTCCGCGCCGGAGAGCTTGTAGAGCCGCCCGTTGGGATTCTGCAGCCCGGACAGGCCCATGTCGGTGAACCAGACGTCGCCATTCCTTGCAACGGTCAGGTCGTTGAGCCCGAGGAACGGTTCGAGCAGGTCGCGCGTGCAATAGGGTTCGACCGCGCCCTTGGCGGGATCGAACAGCATCAGCCCGTTCTGCCCGTCGGCGATCAATGCGCGGCCGTCGTCCATGAATTTCAGGCCGTTGGGATGGCCGTCGTACTCCATCTCCAGCGACACCGTGCCGCCGGGCTTGATGCGGAACAGGCGACCCCAGGGTATGTCGACCACCCAGAGGTTGCCCGCGGCGTCGAAGCAAGGGCCCTCGAGGAAGCTCGGGATGTCCTGTCCGGGAAACTGGACGTCGATCCAGTGGTTTGGCGTGCCCCGCTTGCGGTACTTCTCGGGGATTTCGGCGAAGACTTCGGCGGTGACGGCGGGCGGGGCGGCGAACATCCTTTTCCTCTCTTCTCGATCGGATACACGCGATAGGATACCGGACGGCATGGTGACAACGAGAGGATGAAGGCGATGAGCAGCGAAGAGCGTCTGGCTCAGCTCGAACGCAAGGTTCAATACCTGACCGACCGTCAGGAGATCTACGACTGCCTCGTGCGCACTTCGCGCGGCAACGACCGCTTCGACGTCGATTTGATCGTCGGATCGTACCATCCCGACGGCCTGCACGAGCTCGGCCAGAACCTCATCCCGGGCCCCGAATATGGCGACTATGCCAACAACGGCCACGCGGCGATGTGCGACATCAACATGCATACGGTCTGCATGCACAGTTGCGATATCGACGGCGACGTGGCCCACGCCGAAAGCTACGTGCTCGGCATGTTCGCCGACCGGGGCGGAGAGACCTCGCGGATGCTCGCGGGCCGCTATCTCGATCGCTTGGAGAAGCGCGACGGCGAATGGAAGATCGCGCTGCGCCGCACGACTGTGGAAGTCGTGATGGAGGGCAAGGCGGTGCTGCCCAATGGCGCGACACCGCCTGGCTCGGGCTACGTCAAGGGTAGCCGTGATCGCAGCGATCCGTCCTATCAGCGCCCGCTGGCACCCGAGGG
The window above is part of the Novosphingobium sp. G106 genome. Proteins encoded here:
- a CDS encoding SMP-30/gluconolactonase/LRE family protein, producing MFAAPPAVTAEVFAEIPEKYRKRGTPNHWIDVQFPGQDIPSFLEGPCFDAAGNLWVVDIPWGRLFRIKPGGTVSLEMEYDGHPNGLKFMDDGRALIADGQNGLMLFDPAKGAVEPYCTRDLLEPFLGLNDLTVARNGDVWFTDMGLSGLQNPNGRLYKLSGADKLECMLDNLPSPNGLVFNKAETVLYLACTRTNAVWKCPIMPDGSLRKVGVFVQLSGGTSGPDGLAIDRDDNLVVCHNGFGAAWIFSAVRGEPILRINSPRGIYTTNCAFGGPENKTLFITESSSGTVLKAELEVPGRQLYSRIL
- a CDS encoding nuclear transport factor 2 family protein, whose translation is MSSEERLAQLERKVQYLTDRQEIYDCLVRTSRGNDRFDVDLIVGSYHPDGLHELGQNLIPGPEYGDYANNGHAAMCDINMHTVCMHSCDIDGDVAHAESYVLGMFADRGGETSRMLAGRYLDRLEKRDGEWKIALRRTTVEVVMEGKAVLPNGATPPGSGYVKGSRDRSDPSYQRPLAPEGGERW
- a CDS encoding GntR family transcriptional regulator, translating into MKQSEQSPVASQRVADVVAERILTGQLKPGDRIKQDELASELNLSRIPVRDALRILETRGLVSLRANAGARVASLTVRDMELSYQIREMLEPMLLAESIPHLTDHDFAAMRDIKTRLERVSDADDYMPLARDFHWTAFRGHQAPLLAQIVERLWDTTHHYRRAYAVVVLQNAELMDVMRAERDLLFGAIVRREADLAPRILAAHIRRTHIGLLEHSEVLAGVED